Genomic segment of Terriglobia bacterium:
GTCGTGGGCATGGGGAGGAACTTGGACGTCCCCAGCATCCCGTCGTCGATCACGCCGACGATGAGCGCGACGGAGGTCATCTACTGCAGCACCTGCCACGCCGACGACGAGGGAGGCTCGAACGGCCCGCACGGCTCGTCGTTCCGGCCGATCCTCCGCGAGCGCTACGAGACCACCGACAACACGAAGGAGGGCTACGAGAGCTACGCCCTGTGCTACCGGTGCCACGAGAGGGCGAGCATCCTGGGCGACGCGAGCTTCAGGAAGCGGGCCGGCCGCCGGACGGGGTCGGGGGGAGGCCACAGCGGCCACCTGGCGGCGGGCATCCCGTGCTCGGCGTGTCACGATCCGCACGGCGTGAGCGGGGCGGAGGGATCAGGAACGGGGTCCCACACGCACCTCATCAACTTCGACACGAGGATCGTGCTGAAGAACACGAAGGCGTACCCCGTGTTCAACGATACCGGGGCGCTCTCGGGCGGCTGCGATCTCGTCTGTCACGGCAAGGTTCATGACGACGCTTCGACGTCCTATCCCTGAGGCTCGGCCGGCGCGGGCCGGGAGTCGCCGCCCGTTCATCTCCCCGCGACGTGCGTCGTAGCCTCGGGCTTCTTGCCGGGGCTCTCCCGATCGTAGGATTGCGGCCGGTGGCATCCCGGCGCGCACGATCCGCCGGTCGCGGTCTTGACGAACCTCAGAGGGAGATTCCACTTCCCGAACGGCACCGTCTCGGCGACCAGCTTGGGAAGCGCGCCTCCGTGGACGGCGTGACACAGCTTGCAGCTGCGTCCCCTCCGCGGGTTGTTCACGTGCAGGTAGTGGAGGTTCCTCTCGCCGTCCCTGAAATTCGTCGCGAACGACGTGTCGGGGTCCTGGACCAACTCGCGCTTGTGGCAGCCGAAGCAGAGCCCGAATTCCGAGGCGGTGTACGGGACGTACGGATCGGCGGGAAACTCCTTGACCAGGAGCCTCGGATACGGGCCGCCGTGGGGGTCGTGGCAGGGAGTGCACTTGCCGTCGTTGATCGGGCCGTGGAGCAGCGTCATGCTCTTCGCGACGACGGTCGCGTGGCACGTCAGGCAGGTCTCCTTCTCCTCCTTCTTCAGCAGCGCCTTCGTGTCCGATTCGTGGGGAGTATGGCAGGCCGTGCAATCCCCGGCGGCGACGGGACCGTGGACGAACTTGAAATCGACCTTGTCCGAATGACAGGTCGCGCACAGCTCCTTGAGCGGCTGCGCCAGGAGCTTCGGCTCGTCCGCGGCATGGGGATCGTGGCAGGTCGTGCAGGACCCGTCCTTCACCGGCTCATGGACGTGGCTCTTCTTCCCGAACGCGTCATGACAGCCGTCGCAGAGCGCGGGAGGCGCCGCCGTGAGCTTGAAGGTCTTCGCGCCCCTCTGGGGATGCGGCGTCGCGACGGACTCGTGGCAGTTGCCGCAGGATTCCGTCACGGGATGGACGACCTTGCGCTTGATCAGCTTCTCGTGGCACTGGGCGGAGATGCACCCTTCCTCGGCCGCGGCGGCGCGAGACGCGAGGAGGAGCGCGCCGGCCGCGAGCGGAGCGACGAGGAGGCGCCGGAGCGAAGTTCTTCGCAGTCTCATGAGCCGCTGATCCTAACAGAGCGCTGCGTGGTTTCGCAGGGTCCTTCGCACCCCCGAAGCGTCGAGCAAGAAGCGTGCCCGAGCGGCCCGAGAGCGTGGTAGGCTGACGGACGCGGGGAGGCCATCCTTCATGACGCCGATTCCCACCGCAGAGCGCATCGACGCATACCGATGGCTCCTCCCTCGGAAAGGCGGGATGCGCACCGACGGCATCGTGTTCGCCAGCGACCGTCTGATGCGGGATCTCGTGGGGGATCCCGCGCTCGAGCAAGTGGCCAACGTCGCGTGCCTCCCCGGCATCGTCGGCGCCTCGCTGGCCATGCCCGACGCGCACTGGGGGTACGGGTTCGCCATCGGCGGCGTGGCGGCGTTCGACGCCGAGGAAGGGATCGTCTCGCCGGGGGGAGTGGGGTACGACATCAACTGCGGGGTGAGGCTCCTGCGCTCCAGCCTCGACCTCGGTACCGTTCGATCCCGGATGGACCGTCTCGTGGAGGCGCTGTTCGCCGCCGTGCCGACGGGCGTGGGCTCCCACCGCCGCGACGAGGTGCTCACCGAGAAGGAGGAGCGGGACCTCCTGGTGCGCGGCGCCGCGTGGGCCGTCGACCGGGGGTACGGCTGGTCTTCGGACCTCGAGGCGATCGAGGCGGGCGGCGTGCTCGAGGGTGCGGACCCCGATGCCGTTTCGGCTCGCGCCATCGAGCGGGGAAGGGCGCAGGTGGGGACCGTCGGGAGCGGGAACCACTTCATCGAGGTCGGCTTCGTGGACGAGGTGTACGACGAGGCGGCGGCGTCCGCGTTCGGTCTCGCGCATCACGGCGTGACGGTCCTGATCCACTCGGGCTCGCGCGGACTCGGCTACCAGGTCTGCGACGACGCGGTGAAGTCCATGGTGAAGGGGGCGGCGAGATACGGGTTCGAGCTTCCCGACCGGCAGCTGTGCTGCGCGCCGCTCGGTTCAGAGGAGGCGAGGGCCTATCTCGCCGCCATGGCGTGCGCGGCGAACTACGCGTTCGCGAACCGCCAGCGGATGGCGCACGGGGTGCGCGAGGCTTTCGAGAAGACGTTCGGGGTCGGGCCGCGGGAGCACGGCCTGCACACGGTCTACGACGTCTGCCACAACGTCGCCAAGTTCGAGACGCACGAGGTGCAGGGGCGGCCTCGACGGGTCCTGGTCCACCGGAAAGGGGCCACGCGCGCGTTCCCCGCCGGCCACCCCGACGTGCCGGAGCGGTACCGCGCCGTCGGCCAGCCGGTCCTGATCCCCGGCGACATGGGGCGCTACTCGTACGTGCTGGCGGGGGCTCCCGGCGCCATGCGCGAGACGTTCGGGAGCACCTGCCACGGGGCCGGCCGGGTCATGAGCCGCACGGCGGCGAAGCGCGCCGCTCGCGGCCGCTCGCTGCTTCAGGAGCTCAACGCCCGGGGGATCTCGATCCGGTCGGCCGGGATGGCGACCATCGCGGAGGAGATGCCGGAGGCTTACAAGGACGTCTCCGACGTCGTCGACGTCGTCCACGGAGCCGGGCTCTCGACGAAGGTGGCCC
This window contains:
- a CDS encoding RtcB family protein: MTPIPTAERIDAYRWLLPRKGGMRTDGIVFASDRLMRDLVGDPALEQVANVACLPGIVGASLAMPDAHWGYGFAIGGVAAFDAEEGIVSPGGVGYDINCGVRLLRSSLDLGTVRSRMDRLVEALFAAVPTGVGSHRRDEVLTEKEERDLLVRGAAWAVDRGYGWSSDLEAIEAGGVLEGADPDAVSARAIERGRAQVGTVGSGNHFIEVGFVDEVYDEAAASAFGLAHHGVTVLIHSGSRGLGYQVCDDAVKSMVKGAARYGFELPDRQLCCAPLGSEEARAYLAAMACAANYAFANRQRMAHGVREAFEKTFGVGPREHGLHTVYDVCHNVAKFETHEVQGRPRRVLVHRKGATRAFPAGHPDVPERYRAVGQPVLIPGDMGRYSYVLAGAPGAMRETFGSTCHGAGRVMSRTAAKRAARGRSLLQELNARGISIRSAGMATIAEEMPEAYKDVSDVVDVVHGAGLSTKVARVVPMGVIKG
- a CDS encoding cytochrome C — protein: MRLRRTSLRRLLVAPLAAGALLLASRAAAAEEGCISAQCHEKLIKRKVVHPVTESCGNCHESVATPHPQRGAKTFKLTAAPPALCDGCHDAFGKKSHVHEPVKDGSCTTCHDPHAADEPKLLAQPLKELCATCHSDKVDFKFVHGPVAAGDCTACHTPHESDTKALLKKEEKETCLTCHATVVAKSMTLLHGPINDGKCTPCHDPHGGPYPRLLVKEFPADPYVPYTASEFGLCFGCHKRELVQDPDTSFATNFRDGERNLHYLHVNNPRRGRSCKLCHAVHGGALPKLVAETVPFGKWNLPLRFVKTATGGSCAPGCHRPQSYDRESPGKKPEATTHVAGR